The Coprobacter tertius genome has a window encoding:
- a CDS encoding 3'-5' exonuclease: protein MKDFAAIDFETANYNRTSICSIGIVVVRDGEIKQSIYRLVKPLPNYYIRRFSEEIHGIYYNDTCNAPDFSEVWNEIFPLVGDIPFVAHNKAFDETVLRATLEAYGIRFPEHPFYCTLQTARKKIPRAAIENYRLPTVCRYLGIDFTLHHHALADAEGCARIAMQLL from the coding sequence ATGAAAGATTTTGCTGCTATAGATTTCGAAACTGCCAATTACAACCGTACAAGTATTTGCTCGATAGGGATTGTTGTGGTTCGTGACGGAGAGATAAAGCAGAGTATATACCGGCTGGTAAAACCTCTTCCCAATTATTATATACGCCGTTTTTCGGAAGAAATTCACGGGATATATTATAATGATACCTGTAATGCCCCGGATTTTTCAGAGGTATGGAACGAGATTTTTCCGTTAGTGGGTGATATCCCTTTTGTAGCGCATAATAAAGCTTTTGATGAAACCGTTTTAAGAGCCACTCTCGAGGCCTACGGTATTCGTTTCCCGGAACATCCTTTCTATTGTACATTGCAAACGGCCCGGAAGAAAATCCCTCGGGCCGCAATAGAGAATTATCGTTTACCAACTGTTTGTCGCTATTTGGGTATCGATTTTACCTTACACCATCATGCCCTTGCCGATGCCGAAGGCTGTGCTCGTATTGCCATGCAACTGTTATGA
- the corA gene encoding magnesium/cobalt transporter CorA: MHKQSSNLRKKRKGTKNDLLIDEYVYTGDWKEETHVKLIQYNESTFSVHDLKVQDDPKNYFHKNEVNWVHISGLSDTALIVKMGESLGLHAPDIQDIFTSQHIAKIEPYDDKTILVINTFYFNEAKELQQEHIYMVLGEDYVFSFQESVLPLFDNVVQAIGKNVAKVRSRSADYLFFLLANNVLGNYIDVLATLEDNIEIMEEVVVGGDIPNDFGKRIQANRRDNLQLKKSILPLKDDFKNLLHNENRLIRDENKVYLNDLEDRLLFIIQSIEICRESVDALLDLYFSNNDLRMNEIMKRLTVVATIFIPLTFVVGVWGMNFKFMPELEWKYGYIMAWALMAAIVVFVWWYIKKNRWN, from the coding sequence ATGCATAAACAATCTTCAAATCTTAGAAAAAAAAGAAAAGGGACTAAGAATGACCTTTTGATCGATGAATATGTATATACCGGAGATTGGAAAGAGGAGACGCATGTGAAACTGATTCAGTATAACGAATCAACGTTTTCGGTACACGATTTAAAAGTACAGGATGATCCGAAAAATTATTTTCATAAAAATGAGGTGAACTGGGTACATATTTCCGGTCTTTCCGATACGGCTCTCATTGTAAAGATGGGGGAGAGCCTCGGATTGCATGCCCCCGATATACAAGATATATTTACCAGCCAGCATATAGCCAAAATAGAGCCTTATGATGATAAGACGATCCTAGTTATCAATACATTTTATTTTAACGAAGCAAAAGAACTTCAGCAGGAACATATATATATGGTTCTTGGAGAGGATTATGTTTTTTCCTTTCAGGAATCGGTCTTGCCTTTATTCGATAATGTAGTGCAGGCAATTGGGAAAAATGTTGCTAAAGTACGTTCCCGTTCAGCCGATTATTTATTTTTTCTGCTTGCCAATAATGTTTTGGGAAATTATATAGATGTTTTGGCTACACTCGAGGATAATATCGAAATTATGGAAGAAGTCGTAGTTGGCGGAGATATTCCTAATGATTTCGGTAAACGTATACAGGCGAATCGTCGGGATAATTTACAATTGAAAAAATCGATACTTCCGTTAAAAGATGATTTCAAAAATTTACTGCATAATGAAAATCGTTTGATAAGGGATGAAAATAAGGTGTATTTGAATGATCTCGAAGATCGTTTGCTATTTATTATTCAGTCGATAGAAATATGCCGTGAGTCGGTAGATGCATTGCTCGATCTTTATTTTTCGAATAACGATTTGAGAATGAATGAGATTATGAAGCGTTTAACAGTCGTCGCTACGATATTTATTCCGCTTACCTTTGTTGTGGGTGTGTGGGGTATGAATTTTAAATTTATGCCTGAACTTGAATGGAAATACGGTTACATAATGGCTTGGGCCCTTATGGCTGCAATTGTTGTCTTTGTATGGTGGTATATCAAAAAGAATAGATGGAATTGA
- a CDS encoding family 78 glycoside hydrolase catalytic domain has protein sequence MRRIVKYMLIVLCTGMSVVLPSLATAGVKLKNLRVEMQNEPLGLEIKTPRFMWQLSSHNPGLVQKSYRIVVAENPSDLKKQENLLWDSGEVFSDNMLFIPYAGKPLSPGKDYYWKVRVKTNQGRTDWSDVKKWSTGLGDGYDWQADWIGVNKMMNHGETRDGHTRLAARYLRKEFDARKKVSRAVLYICGLGSYEAYLNGIRIGDAVLSPAPAHYTVKTYYNVYDVTGMIGKGCNALAVVLGNGRYFGLMPGMEGYGLPRLKARLEIEYDDGTFGRVVSDNSWRASSQGPVIANNEFDGEEYDARKEFAGWDKAGYNDSGWEFADIMQSPGGKLCAQATPCIKVMEEISPVSVKLVADDTYIVDMGQNMVGRLQVTLSGKAGEPVSFRFAETLKDDGSLYIDNLRTARARNLYIPAKNGSFTWEPSFVYHGFRYVEIKGVKKIPSLSALKGKVIYDEMETTGSFETSNEMINRIYRNAYWGIRGNYRGMPTDCPQRDERLGWLGDRATGSYGESFVFGNALLYKKWLQDIEDSQLPSGSISDVSPCYWKLYFDDVTWPSAYFYIADMLYRQYGDKSGIEEHYGSMKRWIEHIRKVGIKDGIVVRDQFGDWCMPPESQELIHSKDPSRKTDGRILSTCVFYDLLHLMDKFARMTGNEADGEEYLLLADSIKKAYNKMFFDIHTASYGNNTVTANLLSLRLGLVPAGHEERVFENIIKKTQQEFGGHISTGVVGIQHLMRGLTDNGAEDLAYKLAVNDTYPSWGYMVKKGATTIWELWNGDTADPAMNSANHVMLLGDLIIWYYENLAGIKCTEHTVGFRKIEMAPCFPEGLDYVKASYSSVSGEIKSEWRKSETVFDWKVTIPGNTSAVIRVPIKFCREINRQDGMRNVYKDRDYWVVETGSGNYRFVK, from the coding sequence ATGCGTCGTATTGTAAAATACATGTTAATTGTATTATGTACGGGAATGTCGGTTGTTTTGCCTAGTTTGGCAACGGCAGGAGTGAAGTTGAAAAATTTACGAGTAGAGATGCAGAATGAACCATTGGGCCTGGAGATAAAAACACCGAGGTTTATGTGGCAGTTGTCTTCTCACAACCCCGGGCTGGTTCAAAAATCTTATCGGATTGTTGTTGCTGAAAATCCTTCCGATCTTAAAAAACAGGAAAATCTGTTATGGGATTCGGGTGAAGTATTTTCCGATAATATGTTGTTTATTCCCTATGCGGGTAAACCTCTTTCTCCGGGTAAAGATTATTATTGGAAAGTAAGAGTGAAAACCAACCAAGGAAGAACGGACTGGAGCGATGTAAAGAAATGGTCGACGGGATTGGGGGATGGCTATGACTGGCAGGCTGATTGGATCGGTGTGAATAAAATGATGAATCACGGAGAAACTCGGGATGGACATACTCGTTTGGCTGCAAGATATTTGAGAAAGGAATTTGATGCCCGAAAGAAAGTGTCGAGAGCCGTTTTGTATATTTGTGGACTGGGGTCTTACGAAGCTTATTTGAATGGGATTCGTATAGGTGACGCTGTTCTTTCTCCGGCTCCAGCTCATTATACGGTAAAGACTTATTATAACGTTTACGATGTCACTGGGATGATTGGTAAGGGATGTAATGCCCTTGCGGTCGTGTTAGGTAACGGGCGGTATTTTGGGCTGATGCCGGGTATGGAAGGCTATGGATTACCCCGGTTAAAAGCTCGGTTAGAAATCGAGTATGATGACGGAACTTTCGGAAGAGTCGTCTCCGACAATTCGTGGAGAGCGAGTTCTCAGGGGCCTGTTATCGCTAATAATGAATTCGATGGTGAGGAATATGATGCCCGGAAAGAGTTTGCCGGTTGGGATAAAGCCGGTTATAATGACTCAGGTTGGGAATTTGCCGATATAATGCAATCTCCTGGAGGTAAATTATGTGCTCAGGCTACTCCCTGTATAAAAGTGATGGAAGAAATAAGTCCGGTTTCGGTTAAGCTAGTCGCTGACGATACTTATATTGTGGACATGGGGCAGAATATGGTAGGCCGTTTACAAGTAACATTGTCGGGTAAGGCCGGGGAGCCTGTATCTTTTAGGTTTGCTGAAACTTTGAAAGATGATGGAAGCCTTTATATCGATAATTTGCGTACGGCAAGAGCCAGAAACCTTTATATCCCGGCAAAAAACGGTTCGTTTACGTGGGAACCGTCCTTTGTTTATCACGGTTTTCGTTATGTCGAAATAAAAGGAGTAAAGAAAATACCTTCACTTTCGGCTTTGAAAGGAAAAGTGATTTATGATGAGATGGAGACTACGGGATCTTTCGAGACTTCGAACGAAATGATAAATCGTATTTATCGAAATGCTTATTGGGGAATACGAGGAAATTACCGGGGGATGCCTACCGATTGCCCGCAACGCGATGAGAGATTGGGATGGCTTGGAGATCGGGCGACCGGCTCGTATGGTGAAAGCTTTGTTTTTGGAAATGCATTGTTGTATAAAAAATGGTTGCAGGATATAGAAGATTCGCAGTTACCGTCTGGAAGTATTTCTGACGTATCTCCTTGTTACTGGAAATTGTATTTCGATGATGTGACTTGGCCTTCGGCTTATTTTTACATTGCTGATATGTTGTATCGTCAATATGGAGATAAAAGCGGGATCGAAGAACATTATGGTTCGATGAAACGTTGGATAGAGCATATTCGTAAAGTAGGAATTAAAGATGGAATTGTTGTCCGGGATCAGTTCGGTGACTGGTGTATGCCTCCCGAATCACAAGAATTGATTCATTCAAAAGATCCATCGAGAAAAACAGACGGACGTATTCTCAGCACCTGTGTATTTTATGATCTTTTGCATTTGATGGACAAATTTGCGCGTATGACCGGTAACGAAGCAGACGGAGAAGAGTATCTCTTGTTAGCCGATTCGATAAAAAAAGCATATAATAAAATGTTTTTCGATATTCATACCGCATCGTACGGTAATAATACGGTAACGGCTAACCTCCTTTCCCTTAGGTTGGGATTGGTACCGGCAGGGCATGAGGAACGGGTTTTTGAAAATATTATAAAGAAAACTCAGCAAGAATTCGGTGGACATATCAGTACCGGAGTCGTTGGTATTCAACATTTGATGCGAGGCCTCACGGATAATGGGGCAGAAGATCTTGCTTATAAATTAGCCGTAAATGATACTTATCCCAGTTGGGGATACATGGTTAAAAAAGGAGCGACTACGATATGGGAGTTGTGGAATGGTGATACAGCCGACCCAGCGATGAATTCGGCTAACCATGTTATGTTGTTGGGGGATCTTATTATTTGGTATTATGAAAACCTGGCCGGTATAAAATGTACGGAACACACAGTCGGGTTCCGTAAAATAGAAATGGCTCCATGCTTTCCCGAGGGGTTAGATTATGTAAAAGCATCTTATTCGTCTGTTTCGGGTGAAATAAAAAGTGAATGGAGGAAATCGGAAACTGTTTTCGATTGGAAAGTAACAATACCGGGGAATACCTCAGCAGTCATACGTGTTCCGATAAAATTTTGCAGAGAAATTAATCGACAAGACGGAATGCGGAATGTTTATAAAGATCGCGATTATTGGGTCGTAGAAACTGGTTCGGGTAATTATCGTTTTGTAAAATAG